The Candidatus Methylomirabilota bacterium nucleotide sequence CTCCGGTGAGATCGGCGTCGTGGCCAAGCTGAAGGAGACTCTCACCGGGGACACGCTCGCCACCGAGGCGGCCCCGGTGGTCTTTCCCGCCATCGCGTTCCCGGAGCCTGCCATCTCCTTCGCCCTGCAGCCCAAGGCCAAGGGCGACGAGGACAAGATCTCCAACGCGCTGGCCCGTCTGGCCGAGGAGGACCCCACCCTCCGCTACCATTACGATCCCGAGACCAGGCAGCTCCTCATCTCGGGGGTCGGGCAGCTGCACATCGAGGTCACCCTCGAGCGCATGAAGCGGAAGTTCAACGCCGAGGTCAATCTCCTGCCGCCGCGCATTCCGTACAAGGAAACGGTCAGGGGTCGGGCTCAGGTCCAGGGCCGCCACAAGAAGCAGACCGGGGGCCGCGGGCAGTTCGGCGACTGCTGGATCGAGATCGAGCCGCTGCCCCGCGGAAGCGGGTTCGAGTTCGTCGACAAGATCTTCGGCGGCTCCATTCCGCGAAACTTCATCCCCTCGGTGGAGAAGGGTGTCCGCGCCCGGCTCGAGCGCGGGGTGCTGGCCGGCTATCCGGTCGTCGACGTCCGGGTGACGCTCTACGACGGTTCGTACCATAGCGTCGACTCGTCGGACATCGCCTTCCAGCTCGCCGGGCAGGTCGCCGCCGAGAAGGCCGTGCAGGAGGCCAAGCCCACCCTGCTGGAGCCGATCATGAACGTCGAGGTCACCGTGCCGTCCGACCTGGCGGGAGACGTGATCGGCGACCTGAACAGCCGCCGCGGGAGGATCGCGGGGATGGAGCCGAGCGGCGAGACGACGGCGGTGCGCGCCCAGGTGCCGCTCAGCGAGATGCTCAACTACGAGCCGAACCTCCGCTCGATGTCGGGCGGCCGCGGCAGCTATTCGATGGAGTTCTCCCACTACGAGGAGCTGCCGGGGATGCTCGCCGAGAAGGTGGTGGCCGAGGCCAAGAAGGAGCGGGAGGCCAAGGCCGCGGAAAAGCACTGACCCCGCGCCTGCCCGCGGCGGCCCGGTGAGCTACGGCGGCCCGCGCCTCGGGCCGTTCGGGGCCGGCGGGCCCGGTCCGACCGTCTCTCGCACCTTCGCGATGAGGCGGGTCAGGCGAACCGGCTTCTCGAGCCGGCCGACGATGTTGAGGCCGGCCTCGGTGATCGGCCGGTCCGGATCGTCCAGGTAGGCGGACACGATCAGGATCGGGATCCGGCTCCAGTGCGGGTGATCGCGCACGGTGTCCAGGAATCCCCACCCGGACAGGCGCGGCATGTTCAGGTCGAGAAGGATGAGGTCGGGGAAGAGGTCCCGGATCAGCTCCAGCGCCGCCATGCCGTCCTCCGACCCCACCACGGCGTAACCCGCGGACGTCAGCGCCTCGGTCCACACCGCGCGGATCCGGGCGTCGTCGTCGACGACGAGGACCCACTTCCGCGGGACGGTACGTGCCTCCGGTAGCACGATCAGGAACACTACGGAGGGGCGGCACCGGTGTCAAGTCCGGCCCCCCACGGCGCGCTCCGGGCAAGCCGGCGGGCGCATTTCCCCTTGACACCGCCGATCCCGGCCCCCGATAGTCGGCGCGGGGGCGCCTGCCTCCGGAGGACGGCCGCCATGCCCGAACCCGACGACGAGCTGATCGCCGAGACTGCCAAGACCCTCTATGTCCGCGCGCTGAAAGTCCTGCCGCCGGACGTGAAAGGCGCGCTGGCGCGGGCCCACGCCCGGGAGACCCATCCGCGAGCGCGCGAGATCCTCGGCACCATGCTCCGGAACATCGACGTCGCCGAGACGCATGGGCTCCTGGTCTGCCAGGACACGGGAACGCCGGTCTTCAAGGTTCGCGTCGGCCGCGCCTTCCCCTTCGACCGGCTGGGAGGCCACGCCATCGCCGAGGCGCTGGCCGAAGGCGTGCGCCGGGCCACGGTAGAGCATCCCCTCCGCTCCAGCATCTGCCATCCGCT carries:
- a CDS encoding response regulator, whose product is MLPEARTVPRKWVLVVDDDARIRAVWTEALTSAGYAVVGSEDGMAALELIRDLFPDLILLDLNMPRLSGWGFLDTVRDHPHWSRIPILIVSAYLDDPDRPITEAGLNIVGRLEKPVRLTRLIAKVRETVGPGPPAPNGPRRGPP